From the Streptomyces sp. Tu 2975 genome, one window contains:
- a CDS encoding RNase A-like domain-containing protein translates to MFDLTVDGLRTFYVRPEGSAQDLLVHNCTNIVADEGVGGAHTLEQHVNKTDAQMMEKARKAQGGVAGRWTDEATAARAVDEAMQQWIREPRNAERLDAWVKKEAQKQGKPGYIFDAKRDALPIEWTLRNEGSLGTVFKVGGPAAGEAASNKVRILLKYVGKQHKPSKYVVFTAYPLP, encoded by the coding sequence GTGTTCGACCTGACGGTCGACGGTCTGCGCACGTTCTACGTCCGCCCCGAGGGGTCCGCGCAGGACCTCCTCGTCCACAACTGCACCAACATCGTGGCCGACGAGGGCGTCGGAGGGGCGCACACCCTGGAGCAGCACGTCAACAAGACCGATGCCCAGATGATGGAGAAGGCCAGGAAGGCCCAAGGCGGGGTCGCCGGCAGGTGGACCGACGAGGCGACCGCGGCCCGTGCGGTGGACGAGGCCATGCAGCAGTGGATCCGGGAGCCCCGCAATGCGGAGCGGCTGGACGCCTGGGTGAAGAAGGAGGCCCAGAAGCAGGGCAAGCCGGGTTACATCTTCGACGCGAAGCGGGACGCCCTCCCCATCGAGTGGACGCTCAGGAACGAAGGGTCCCTCGGTACCGTCTTCAAGGTCGGTGGCCCCGCTGCCGGTGAAGCGGCGAGCAACAAGGTGAGGATCCTGCTGAAGTACGTGGGCAAGCAGCACAAGCCCAGCAAGTACGTCGTCTTCACGGCCTACCCGCTTCCGTGA
- a CDS encoding alpha/beta hydrolase — protein sequence MPTFQAPDGTVLACHVSGDGPPLICLPGGPMRASAYFGDLGGLAAAGHRVIGLDLRGTGASAAATDPASYRCDRLVDDVEALRLHLGLDRMRLLGHSAGAELATLYTARYPKRVSDLVLVTPGGQAVGEEATAEDRLETARLRRDEEWFPAAYEALEAVTQGRTTESDWEAVAPFTHGRWDPAARAHRAAGPQQRNQEAGALYDAEGAFAPAATREALSAFEGRTLLLAGEFDVAAPPRAVTAAATAFPDARTVVLPAAGHFPWHDDREGFVRAVTDFLG from the coding sequence ATGCCCACCTTCCAGGCCCCCGACGGGACCGTTCTCGCCTGCCATGTCTCCGGTGACGGCCCGCCGTTGATCTGCCTGCCGGGCGGCCCCATGCGGGCATCCGCCTACTTCGGCGACCTCGGGGGCCTCGCAGCGGCCGGCCACCGTGTGATCGGGCTCGACCTGCGAGGGACGGGCGCGTCCGCGGCCGCCACCGACCCCGCCTCGTACCGCTGTGACCGGCTGGTGGACGACGTCGAGGCGCTGCGCCTGCACCTCGGTCTCGACCGGATGCGTCTCCTCGGACACTCGGCCGGGGCGGAGCTGGCGACGCTCTACACGGCCCGGTACCCGAAGCGGGTCTCCGACCTGGTGCTCGTGACGCCCGGCGGCCAGGCCGTCGGCGAGGAGGCCACCGCGGAGGACCGCCTGGAGACGGCCCGGCTCCGGCGTGACGAGGAGTGGTTCCCGGCGGCCTACGAAGCCCTGGAGGCGGTCACCCAGGGACGCACGACGGAAAGCGACTGGGAGGCCGTCGCACCCTTCACCCACGGGCGCTGGGACCCGGCGGCCCGCGCCCACCGGGCGGCCGGCCCGCAGCAGCGCAACCAGGAGGCCGGGGCGCTGTACGACGCGGAGGGCGCCTTCGCCCCCGCGGCGACCCGCGAGGCGCTGTCGGCCTTCGAGGGCCGCACCCTCCTGCTGGCGGGCGAGTTCGACGTGGCCGCGCCGCCGCGCGCGGTGACCGCGGCCGCCACGGCGTTCCCCGACGCCAGGACCGTCGTCCTGCCGGCCGCGGGCCACTTCCCCTGGCACGACGACCGCGAGGGCTTCGTGCGCGCGGTCACGGACTTCCTGGGCTGA
- a CDS encoding IclR family transcriptional regulator — translation MTRPAPRPAVPQSVDRALEILDAVADAPGPVGAKVLARRLGCSLSTVYHLLGPLTARGHLVRTGAGYAPGPRLAALHRSHRRHLGLGPQIAELLPRLRRATGAEAYFTAYRDGRIVMIDSTVPVTDVAHPFLPGPETRAHATAHGKVLLAALPRTARRRYLAEHGMARFTDRTITTAERFEAEVAQVRGQGLAVSMGEADPGFTCLATTLPQPADGPEGVVRALSVSLPTADFRRRHGEIRAALARAAATASL, via the coding sequence ATGACCCGCCCAGCACCCCGCCCCGCCGTGCCGCAGTCGGTCGACCGCGCGCTGGAGATCCTCGACGCCGTGGCGGACGCTCCCGGGCCGGTCGGGGCGAAGGTCCTCGCCCGGCGGCTGGGGTGCTCGCTGTCGACCGTGTACCACCTGCTGGGGCCGCTGACCGCCCGCGGGCACCTGGTCCGCACCGGTGCCGGGTACGCCCCCGGGCCGCGGCTGGCCGCGCTGCACCGGTCGCACCGGAGGCACCTGGGGCTCGGGCCGCAGATCGCCGAGCTGCTGCCCCGGCTGCGGCGGGCCACCGGAGCAGAGGCGTACTTCACCGCGTACCGGGACGGCCGGATCGTCATGATCGACAGCACGGTGCCGGTGACGGACGTGGCCCACCCCTTCCTGCCCGGACCCGAGACCCGCGCACACGCCACCGCCCACGGGAAGGTGCTGCTCGCCGCGCTGCCGAGGACGGCCCGGCGGCGGTATCTGGCCGAGCATGGCATGGCCCGGTTCACCGACCGCACGATCACGACGGCGGAACGCTTCGAGGCGGAGGTCGCGCAGGTGCGGGGGCAGGGCCTCGCGGTGTCGATGGGCGAGGCGGACCCCGGGTTCACCTGCCTTGCGACCACGCTGCCGCAGCCGGCCGACGGCCCGGAGGGCGTGGTGCGGGCGCTGTCGGTGTCGCTGCCCACCGCCGACTTCCGGCGGCGGCACGGGGAGATCCGGGCGGCGCTGGCGCGGGCCGCGGCGACGGCGTCGCTCTGA
- a CDS encoding putative quinol monooxygenase, with product MIFIAVRFTVRPEYSDRWLEIVDDFTRATRAEPGNLFYDWSRSVDDPHRFTLLEAFADADAGAAHVASDHFRAGMESMAAAIATTPEIIHVEVPGQGWNEMAELKPVR from the coding sequence ATGATCTTCATCGCCGTCAGGTTCACCGTCCGCCCCGAGTACAGCGACCGCTGGCTCGAGATCGTCGACGACTTCACGCGCGCGACCCGCGCCGAGCCCGGAAACCTCTTCTACGACTGGTCGCGCAGCGTCGACGACCCTCACAGGTTCACGCTCCTGGAGGCCTTCGCCGACGCCGACGCGGGCGCGGCACATGTGGCCTCCGACCACTTCCGGGCCGGCATGGAGTCGATGGCGGCGGCCATCGCGACCACCCCGGAGATCATCCACGTCGAGGTCCCGGGCCAGGGCTGGAACGAGATGGCGGAGCTCAAGCCGGTCCGGTAG
- a CDS encoding DUF1737 domain-containing protein: MSTPPDGLPVYRVLTGPDDEAFCRRVSEALGQGYRLHEGPAVTFDGERVVVAQALLWPTRHGLTGTGNERG, encoded by the coding sequence ATGAGCACACCACCCGACGGGCTGCCCGTGTACCGCGTGCTGACCGGCCCCGACGACGAGGCGTTCTGCCGACGCGTGAGCGAGGCGCTCGGCCAGGGCTACCGACTGCACGAAGGCCCCGCCGTCACCTTCGACGGCGAGCGGGTCGTGGTCGCTCAGGCACTTCTCTGGCCGACACGGCACGGCCTCACCGGGACCGGGAACGAGCGCGGCTGA
- a CDS encoding amidase, protein MTTSGKQTTVHAFCDDALGEHDAVGLAEAIRRREVGVEEVARDAAARVSAVEARLNAVQVRLDVPARGAGVGAGGVFAGVPTFVKDNTDYLGLPTGHGSAAFVPKGARRHAPFTRQLLSTGVTVLGKTRLPEFGFSPTTEYEDAEPVRNPWHTAHSAGGSSGGSAALVAAGAVPVAHANDGGGSIRIPAACCGLVGLKPTRGRVVANAQGRQLPLDIVTDGVLSRSVRDTAAFLAAAETHWRNPKLPPLGLVEGPSRRRLRIGLLLDSPNGVRSDAATRAAVTETAATLEGLGHTVEPVELALDPRFTEDFLAYWGLLSFLIGVTGRTLGADFDRRRMDGLSRGLREAYVKDWLRTPGVLRRLKRTREAYAAAFRGLDLVLSPVLAHTTPPIGHLSPGVPYPTLIERILAYVAFTPVNNVVGTPSISVPATSATEDGLPIGVMFSGRPGDERMLLEVAYALEAGAPFRRIQDL, encoded by the coding sequence GTGACGACTTCCGGGAAACAGACCACGGTGCACGCCTTCTGCGACGACGCCCTCGGTGAGCACGACGCCGTCGGGCTCGCAGAGGCGATCCGGCGGCGTGAGGTCGGCGTCGAGGAGGTCGCCCGGGACGCGGCGGCGCGGGTCAGCGCCGTGGAGGCGCGGCTCAACGCCGTTCAGGTGCGGCTCGACGTACCGGCGCGCGGCGCAGGCGTGGGCGCGGGCGGGGTGTTCGCCGGGGTGCCGACCTTCGTCAAGGACAACACCGACTACCTGGGGCTGCCCACCGGTCACGGCAGCGCCGCGTTCGTGCCGAAGGGCGCCCGCCGGCACGCGCCGTTCACGCGGCAGCTCCTGAGCACCGGTGTCACGGTGCTCGGCAAGACCCGGCTGCCCGAGTTCGGGTTCAGCCCGACCACGGAGTACGAGGACGCCGAGCCCGTCCGCAACCCGTGGCACACCGCCCACTCGGCGGGCGGTTCGTCGGGCGGCAGCGCGGCGCTCGTCGCGGCCGGCGCGGTGCCGGTCGCGCACGCCAACGACGGCGGCGGCTCGATCCGGATCCCCGCCGCCTGCTGCGGCCTCGTCGGGCTGAAGCCGACCCGTGGCCGGGTCGTGGCGAACGCGCAGGGCCGTCAACTGCCGCTCGACATCGTCACCGACGGCGTCCTGAGCCGGTCCGTGCGGGACACCGCCGCATTCCTTGCCGCCGCCGAGACGCACTGGCGCAACCCGAAACTGCCCCCGCTCGGCCTGGTCGAGGGCCCCTCTCGGCGGCGGCTCCGCATCGGTCTGCTGCTCGACTCGCCCAACGGGGTGCGATCCGACGCCGCCACCCGGGCCGCCGTCACGGAGACGGCGGCGACGCTCGAAGGGCTCGGGCACACCGTGGAACCGGTGGAGCTGGCGCTTGACCCCCGCTTCACCGAGGACTTCCTCGCCTACTGGGGCCTGTTGTCGTTCCTGATCGGCGTCACGGGCCGGACGCTCGGCGCGGACTTCGACCGGCGCCGCATGGACGGCCTCAGCCGGGGACTGCGCGAGGCGTACGTGAAGGACTGGCTGCGCACGCCCGGAGTGCTGCGGCGGCTGAAGCGCACGCGGGAGGCGTACGCGGCGGCGTTCCGCGGGCTCGACCTCGTCCTCTCCCCGGTGCTCGCCCACACCACGCCGCCGATCGGTCACCTCAGCCCGGGCGTTCCGTACCCGACGCTGATCGAACGGATCCTGGCGTACGTCGCGTTCACACCGGTCAACAACGTCGTCGGAACGCCGTCGATCTCGGTACCCGCCACGAGCGCGACGGAGGACGGGCTGCCCATCGGTGTCATGTTCTCCGGCCGCCCCGGAGACGAGCGAATGCTGCTGGAGGTCGCGTACGCGCTGGAGGCCGGCGCTCCCTTCCGGCGTATCCAGGACCTCTGA
- a CDS encoding glutaredoxin domain-containing protein, translating to MKRPWILPTLFVLCGSAVATGMFLKGSPGEAVVLLLVFGLLAAVNSPLIFPRSIGALEAQRLSAVDGRPVVFWRPGCTYCLRLRIRLGRNARRLHWVDIWRDPAGAAAVRAADDGNETVPTVLVAGRPHVNPDPAWVREQLPPS from the coding sequence ATGAAGCGCCCCTGGATCCTGCCGACGCTGTTCGTGCTCTGCGGCTCAGCCGTCGCGACCGGGATGTTCCTCAAGGGGAGCCCCGGCGAGGCCGTGGTGCTCCTGCTGGTGTTCGGGTTGCTGGCAGCTGTGAACTCGCCGCTGATCTTCCCGAGGTCGATCGGTGCGCTGGAGGCACAACGCCTCAGCGCGGTCGACGGCCGGCCGGTCGTCTTCTGGCGGCCGGGCTGCACGTACTGCCTGCGACTGCGCATCCGGTTGGGCCGCAACGCCCGCCGGCTGCACTGGGTCGACATCTGGCGCGACCCGGCGGGAGCGGCAGCGGTGCGGGCGGCCGACGACGGCAACGAGACCGTACCGACCGTCCTCGTGGCGGGCCGGCCGCACGTGAACCCGGACCCTGCGTGGGTGCGCGAGCAACTCCCGCCTTCTTGA
- a CDS encoding class I SAM-dependent methyltransferase, translated as MRFDATGKVSLDHIYTQPDPRSYFSALNPLGYRIPQQAKPYFAKLIKEYRDSQRVAVPKVLDIGCSYGINAALLKYDATMDELYARYAGQERAGESREALLAHDRELARSRRPAQPVRFVGLDTSGSALSYALDAEFLDDAVHADLEERDPTPRQRAQFAGTDLVISTGCLGYVTERTLTRVVQAQGTRRPWMAHFVLRMFPFDPVEHALAELGYRTVRAEGFFRQRRFASSEEQALVLDRMSAVGVNVRGLEAEGWLYAQLYLSRPADGEATGPTN; from the coding sequence GTGCGATTCGACGCCACCGGGAAAGTCTCTCTCGACCACATCTACACCCAGCCCGATCCGCGCAGCTATTTCAGCGCGCTGAACCCGCTCGGCTACCGCATTCCCCAGCAGGCCAAGCCCTACTTCGCCAAACTCATCAAGGAATACCGCGACTCGCAACGTGTCGCGGTCCCCAAGGTGCTGGACATCGGCTGTTCCTACGGAATCAACGCCGCCCTGCTGAAGTACGACGCGACGATGGACGAGCTGTACGCGCGCTACGCCGGCCAGGAGCGCGCGGGAGAGAGCCGCGAAGCCCTGCTGGCCCACGACCGGGAGCTGGCCCGGTCGCGCCGCCCCGCGCAGCCCGTCCGCTTCGTCGGCCTGGACACCTCCGGCAGCGCGCTGTCCTACGCGCTCGACGCCGAGTTCCTGGACGACGCGGTCCACGCCGACCTGGAGGAGCGCGACCCCACGCCGCGGCAGCGCGCCCAGTTCGCCGGGACGGACCTGGTGATCTCGACGGGCTGCCTCGGCTACGTCACGGAGCGCACGCTCACCCGAGTCGTCCAGGCACAGGGCACCCGCCGGCCCTGGATGGCGCACTTCGTCCTGCGGATGTTCCCGTTCGACCCCGTCGAGCACGCGCTGGCCGAGCTGGGCTACCGGACCGTCCGTGCCGAAGGGTTCTTCAGACAGCGCAGGTTCGCCTCTTCTGAGGAGCAGGCGCTCGTGCTGGACAGGATGTCGGCCGTCGGGGTGAATGTGCGGGGCCTGGAGGCGGAAGGCTGGCTGTACGCACAGCTTTACCTCTCCCGGCCCGCCGACGGGGAAGCCACCGGCCCAACGAACTGA
- a CDS encoding arpA protein, translating to MRTLETATLDQVVDTARYPLSEPGSAEAQAVVSRARLELRTLGCTVLPDFIRPSLREVLRQECSAIAPRAHYDVETVNVYNISVDSALHEDHPGRRTFQRGNAFVARDRVPQSSLISRLYSHPVFQDFIARCFGLPQLHELADPLSGLVLNVVAPGMEHPWHFDTNEFTVSMLTQQAQAGGDFEYCPNIRSAHDERFDDVRDVLDGCGERLIRSLPLQPGDLQLFKGRYSLHRVSPVRGEVARHSAIFAYSEHPGVIGSVARTQQLFGRVLPEHLAAEGRAVRGDLLLD from the coding sequence TTGAGAACCTTGGAAACCGCAACGCTCGACCAGGTGGTCGACACGGCTCGCTATCCCCTGTCGGAACCCGGGAGCGCCGAGGCACAGGCCGTGGTCTCCCGCGCCCGGCTCGAGTTGCGGACTCTCGGCTGCACCGTGCTGCCGGACTTCATCCGTCCGTCGCTCCGCGAAGTCCTGCGGCAGGAGTGCTCGGCCATCGCCCCTCGGGCCCACTACGACGTCGAAACCGTCAACGTCTACAACATCTCGGTGGATTCGGCGCTGCACGAGGACCACCCCGGTCGGCGCACCTTCCAGCGGGGCAACGCCTTCGTCGCGCGCGACCGCGTCCCCCAGAGTTCCCTCATCAGCAGGCTCTACTCCCACCCGGTGTTCCAGGACTTCATCGCCCGCTGCTTCGGGCTGCCGCAGCTCCACGAGCTGGCGGACCCGCTCTCCGGGCTGGTTCTCAATGTCGTCGCTCCCGGCATGGAGCACCCCTGGCACTTCGACACCAATGAGTTCACCGTCAGCATGCTCACTCAGCAGGCACAGGCCGGCGGCGACTTCGAGTACTGCCCGAACATCAGGTCCGCGCACGACGAGCGCTTCGACGACGTCCGGGACGTATTGGACGGTTGTGGCGAGCGGCTGATTCGGAGCCTGCCCCTGCAACCCGGTGACCTGCAGCTCTTCAAGGGTCGCTACTCGCTGCACCGGGTGAGCCCCGTGCGCGGCGAGGTCGCCCGCCACTCCGCGATATTCGCCTACAGCGAGCACCCGGGCGTCATCGGGAGCGTGGCACGGACCCAGCAGCTCTTCGGCCGAGTACTGCCCGAGCATCTGGCGGCCGAGGGCCGGGCCGTGCGGGGCGACCTGCTGCTGGACTAG
- a CDS encoding LLM class flavin-dependent oxidoreductase, with amino-acid sequence MQLGVNVPNFGPGTDPGVLREWARITEGLGFDLLMMSDHVAVTPDVAEQYPEPFYEPFTTLSWLAGVTTGLRLGTTVLVMPYRHPLLLARMAANLDLLSGGRLVLGVGVGWARQEFDALGVPFTERGRLTDEYLAALRNAWREEADGPTTSVPIWVGGNSEAAVRRAVRFGDAWHPLRNTMPWLRSAVANRSLPGFTPRIALRLTTTPVDDPDRLAGVGTIEQVLEDLDELRRLGADTVVLDPYDGDPEETRRPHVAWQALTAVATHWRTPS; translated from the coding sequence ATGCAACTGGGCGTCAACGTACCCAACTTCGGACCAGGAACGGATCCCGGCGTGCTGCGCGAGTGGGCACGGATCACCGAGGGGCTCGGCTTCGACCTCCTCATGATGTCGGACCACGTGGCCGTCACCCCGGACGTGGCCGAGCAGTACCCGGAGCCGTTCTACGAACCGTTCACCACCCTGTCCTGGCTGGCCGGTGTCACCACCGGACTACGCCTCGGCACGACCGTGCTCGTCATGCCCTACCGGCATCCGCTGCTGCTCGCCCGTATGGCAGCCAACCTCGACCTGCTCAGCGGCGGGCGGCTCGTGCTCGGCGTCGGCGTCGGCTGGGCACGTCAGGAGTTCGACGCGCTCGGCGTGCCGTTCACCGAACGCGGCAGGCTCACCGACGAGTACCTGGCGGCCCTGAGGAACGCCTGGCGCGAGGAAGCCGACGGCCCCACCACATCGGTACCCATCTGGGTCGGCGGCAACAGCGAGGCCGCCGTGCGGCGCGCCGTCAGGTTCGGCGACGCCTGGCATCCCCTGAGAAACACGATGCCCTGGCTGCGCTCGGCCGTGGCGAACCGCTCGCTGCCGGGATTCACGCCTCGCATCGCACTGCGGCTGACCACGACGCCGGTCGACGACCCTGACCGGCTCGCCGGCGTCGGAACCATCGAGCAGGTCCTGGAAGATCTCGACGAGTTGCGCCGGCTCGGCGCCGACACCGTCGTGCTCGACCCATACGACGGAGATCCGGAGGAGACCCGCCGGCCCCATGTGGCCTGGCAGGCGCTCACGGCCGTGGCCACACACTGGAGGACACCATCATGA
- a CDS encoding nucleoside deaminase: MISPADAVHLRRSIALAAHAVTLGDAPYGSLLVGPDGATLAEAHNTVRRDNDISAHPELKLARWAARELDQETTARTTLYTSCQPCGMCAGGIVRSGLGRVVYALSTEQLIELNPAGAWPTVTELGPALFDEARVPIDDYYRS; this comes from the coding sequence ATGATCTCCCCCGCCGACGCTGTGCACCTGCGGCGGTCCATCGCCCTGGCGGCCCACGCCGTCACGCTGGGCGACGCGCCGTACGGCTCCCTGCTGGTCGGCCCGGACGGCGCGACTCTCGCCGAGGCGCACAACACGGTGCGGCGCGACAACGACATCAGCGCCCACCCGGAACTGAAGCTCGCCCGCTGGGCGGCCCGCGAACTCGATCAGGAGACGACCGCACGCACCACCCTGTACACCAGTTGTCAGCCCTGCGGGATGTGCGCCGGCGGCATCGTCCGCTCCGGTCTGGGGCGCGTCGTCTACGCGCTCTCCACCGAGCAGCTCATCGAGCTCAACCCGGCCGGCGCCTGGCCGACGGTCACCGAACTCGGTCCGGCCCTGTTCGACGAGGCCCGCGTCCCCATCGACGACTACTACCGGTCGTGA
- a CDS encoding helix-turn-helix domain-containing protein, protein MPTVALAVTDGMLHFELSLAHEVFAAAPAGVTVPWYDVIVCGPVAVPVGRFMLAPDSGLDRLQYADTVIVPGWADVDEEPPADLVDAVRAAHEAGARVISLCTGVFVLAAAGLLDGKRATTHWAHTEALAARHPRVEVDPDVLYVDNGSVLTSAGKAAALDLCLHVVRLDHGSSIANAVARRLVVPPHRAGGQAQFVTTPVPAQDDHPLAALLPWIVERLDQPLTVEDLARQARMSSRHLARHFRAATGTTPLQWLLTQRIRHAQELLEKTDDSVDAVAAATGMGTATTLRRHFNRTVGVPPDTYRRTFRSRPC, encoded by the coding sequence ATGCCTACTGTCGCGCTTGCCGTCACCGACGGAATGCTGCACTTCGAACTGTCGTTGGCGCACGAGGTGTTCGCCGCCGCCCCGGCCGGCGTGACGGTTCCCTGGTACGACGTCATCGTCTGCGGACCGGTCGCCGTGCCGGTCGGCCGATTCATGCTGGCACCCGACTCCGGGCTCGACCGGCTCCAGTACGCCGACACCGTGATCGTTCCCGGCTGGGCGGACGTCGACGAGGAGCCGCCCGCCGACCTTGTCGACGCCGTGCGCGCGGCCCACGAGGCGGGCGCGCGCGTGATCTCCCTCTGCACGGGCGTGTTCGTACTGGCCGCGGCCGGCCTGCTGGACGGGAAGCGCGCGACCACGCACTGGGCACACACCGAGGCTCTGGCCGCCCGTCACCCCCGGGTGGAGGTCGACCCGGACGTGCTCTACGTGGACAACGGGAGCGTGCTCACCTCCGCAGGCAAGGCCGCCGCGCTGGACCTGTGCCTGCACGTCGTGCGCCTCGACCACGGCTCGTCGATCGCCAACGCCGTCGCCCGCCGCCTGGTCGTACCGCCGCACCGGGCCGGCGGTCAGGCCCAGTTCGTCACCACCCCGGTGCCTGCCCAGGACGACCATCCGCTCGCCGCCCTGCTTCCCTGGATCGTCGAACGGCTCGACCAGCCGCTGACCGTGGAGGATCTGGCCCGTCAGGCACGGATGAGCTCACGCCACCTTGCCCGCCACTTCAGGGCGGCGACCGGCACCACCCCTCTGCAATGGCTGCTGACCCAGCGGATCCGGCACGCCCAGGAACTGCTGGAGAAGACCGACGACAGTGTCGATGCCGTCGCGGCCGCCACGGGCATGGGCACCGCCACGACGCTGCGCCGGCACTTCAACCGCACGGTCGGCGTGCCCCCGGACACCTACCGCCGCACCTTCCGCTCACGGCCCTGCTGA
- a CDS encoding saccharopine dehydrogenase NADP-binding domain-containing protein, translating into MGSGQLVTVYGAYGHTGRFVVAELRRRGFVPVLSGRDAGKLQALVASCPGLEARPASVDDPAALDRALTGATAVINCAGPFATTAAPVIEAALRAGIPYVDVAAEIEANVDTFAHFADPARAAGAVIVPAMAFFGALGDLLATAAMGEWTAADEAHIAYGLNSWQPTGGTRAAGAVSRQRRGGARVVYRNGRLDHRHDEAQTLKWPFPDPLGSREVIGEFTMADVVTVPSHLSVPEVRTYMTVEAARDLSAPDTPAPTAVDEDGRSAQTFLVDVVVRSGGTERRAVATGQDIYAVTAPLAVEAVDRILTGRTRTVGVASAGEIFDASDFLRAMSPHLTVELPSAAVGPVGRHLDAVEGR; encoded by the coding sequence ATGGGATCGGGACAGTTGGTCACGGTGTACGGCGCCTACGGGCACACCGGGCGGTTCGTGGTGGCGGAGCTGCGGAGGCGCGGGTTCGTCCCCGTACTCTCCGGCCGCGACGCCGGCAAGCTCCAGGCACTGGTGGCGTCCTGTCCCGGCCTCGAGGCCCGGCCGGCGTCCGTCGACGATCCGGCGGCGCTCGACCGCGCGCTGACCGGAGCGACAGCGGTGATCAACTGTGCCGGACCCTTCGCCACGACAGCCGCGCCCGTGATCGAGGCGGCGCTGCGGGCCGGGATCCCGTACGTGGACGTGGCGGCCGAGATCGAGGCCAACGTCGACACGTTCGCGCACTTCGCGGACCCTGCCCGCGCCGCGGGAGCTGTGATCGTCCCCGCGATGGCCTTCTTCGGCGCCCTCGGCGACCTGCTGGCCACCGCGGCGATGGGCGAGTGGACGGCGGCCGACGAGGCGCACATCGCGTACGGACTGAACAGTTGGCAGCCCACCGGCGGGACGCGGGCCGCCGGCGCGGTCTCCCGGCAGCGGCGGGGCGGCGCACGCGTCGTCTACAGGAACGGGCGGCTGGACCACCGCCACGACGAGGCGCAGACCCTCAAGTGGCCCTTCCCCGACCCCCTGGGCTCACGGGAGGTCATCGGGGAGTTCACGATGGCCGACGTCGTCACCGTCCCCAGCCATCTGTCCGTCCCCGAAGTGCGCACCTACATGACGGTCGAGGCGGCCCGGGACCTGTCCGCCCCGGACACGCCGGCCCCCACCGCGGTCGACGAGGACGGGCGGTCCGCGCAGACCTTCCTGGTCGACGTCGTCGTGCGCTCCGGCGGCACCGAGCGGCGGGCCGTGGCGACGGGCCAGGACATCTATGCCGTCACCGCGCCGCTCGCGGTGGAAGCGGTCGACCGCATCCTCACGGGCCGGACCAGGACGGTCGGCGTCGCCTCGGCCGGCGAGATCTTCGACGCGTCCGACTTCCTCCGCGCGATGTCCCCACACCTCACCGTCGAGCTGCCGTCCGCAGCGGTCGGGCCGGTGGGCAGGCACCTCGACGCCGTCGAAGGGCGGTAG